The proteins below are encoded in one region of Silene latifolia isolate original U9 population chromosome 2, ASM4854445v1, whole genome shotgun sequence:
- the LOC141640955 gene encoding uncharacterized protein LOC141640955: MTKYASLWYENLKKQRRRERKSKIETWNKLKKHLQKRFVPRDYEQEQYLMLTSLSQGNLSVNDYIKEFERLIMVCDLEEREEMQIARLIKGLSPSLAQRVEVQNFLDFNNVCKLALKFEKQDKGKELLVAHDGSKGVNPFYKSSATSSFNKEAKKEEPKDKGKGVATDFKDMCARRCFKCQGYGHIANECPQKRALTLQELGEITPCFVVTNETEVNSVQNDEDEEDDEVHTNIVEPSYDTDKEMFVVRNLQIQSTPIEMEQREQIFHARCKVHGKTCNLIIDSGSCTNAVATELVDSFKLETRNHHKPYMLHWLNENNGIKVKKQALLSFFMGPYEDEVWCDVLPMSACHILLGRPWQFDREVVHQGRDNIYIVSKGKNRFHLKPLSPNKVKKKNENLFMNAKEFVEALEQGEQAYVLMVRDVEEGIGVHDETVQMLLNEFGDVFPEELPLGLPPKRGIEHQIDLIPGATLSNKPAYRCNPEEAKELQRQVQELIDRGYVQESLSPCAVPALLVPNKDGTWRMCIDSQVVNNITIKYRFPMPRLDDMLDELNGACVFSKIDLRSGYHQMRIREGDEWKTAFKTKQGLYEWLVMPFGLCNASSSFTRLMNEVLRPFLNKFVVVYLDDILIYSKNKEQHLEHLRKLFEKLGEQKLYGKLEKCMFMVPSVTFLGYIVGEEGVSVYPSKVEAIQSWPIPKTTTEVRSFHGLASFYQRFIQNFSSIVAPITELTKKGEFEWNPRAQKAFDGIKDGSNMCSGLFGFTIFIFDPGILRRRIEDNSF, from the coding sequence ATGACCAAGTATGCATCCTTGTGGTATGAGAACCTTAAGAAGCAAAGAAGGCGTGAAAGAAAGAGTAAGATTGAGACATGGAATAAGTTGAAGAAGCACTTGCAAAAACGCTTCGTGCCAAGAGACTATGAACAAGAGCAGTACTTGATGCTTACATCTCTTTCTCAAGGTAATTTAAGTGTGAATGATTACATTAAAGAGTTTGAAAGACTAATTATGGTGTGTGACCTTGAGGAACGGGAGGAGATGCAAATTGCTCGATTAATTAAGGGTTTGAGTCCTTCATTGGCCCAACGAGTTGAAGTTCAGAATTTCCTTGATTTTAATAATGTGTGTAAGCTTGCTCTTAAGTTTGAAAAGCAGGACAAAGGAAAGGAACTCCTGGTTGCTCATGATGGTTCTAAGGGTGTTAATCCTTTTTATAAGTCAAGCGCTACATCATCGTTCAATAAGGAAGCCAAAAAGGAAGAAcccaaagacaaaggcaaaggagTTGCTACTGATTTCAAAGATATGTGTGCTAGGAGATGCTTTAAGTGCCAAGGTTATGGACACATCGCTAACGAATGTCCCCAAAAGAGAGCGCTTACTCTTCAAGAGTTAGGTGAGATTACTCCATGTTTTGTGGTGACAAATGAGACGGAGGTCAATTCTGTCCAGAacgatgaagatgaagaagatgatgaggttcACACTAATATTGTCGAACCATCATATGACACTGATAAGGAGATGTTCGTGGTGAGAAACTTGCAAATTCAATCCACACCGATTGAAATGGAGCAACGTGAGCAGATTTTCCATGCTCGTTGTAAGGTGCATGGTAAGACTTGCAATTTGATTATTGATAGTGGGTCTTGCACAAATGCGGTTGCTACTGAATTGGTGGATTCCTTTAAGCTTGAGACTCGTAATCACCATAAACCATATATGCTGCATTGGTTGAATGAAAACAATGGGATTAAAGTCAAGAAACAAGCTTTACTTTCATTTTTTATGGGTCCCTATGAAGATGAAGTATGGTGTGACGTGTTACCCATGAGTGCGTGTCATATTCTATTGGGACGACCATGGCAGTTTGATAGAGAAGTTGTTCATCAAGGAAGGGATAACATTTACATTGTTAGTAAGGGTAAAAACAGATTCCACTTGAAACCCTTGTCACCTAACAAAGTAAAGAAGAAAAATGAGAATTTGTTTATGAATGCTAAAGAATTTGTTGAAGCATTAGAACAAGGGGAACAAGCTTATGTTCTTATGGTTCGAGATGTGGAAGAAGGAATTGGAGTTCATGACGAGACTGTCCAaatgttgttgaatgagtttggtGATGTGTTCCCGGAAGAGTTGCCACTTGGATTACCTCCTAAGCGTGGCATAGAGCACCAAATTGATCTTATTCCAGGAGCTACACTTTCAAACAAACCAGCCTATCGATGCAATCCAGAAGAGGCTAAAGAGTTGCAAAgacaagtgcaagagttgattgaTCGAGGCTATGTGCAAGAGAGTCTTAGTCCTTGTGCCGTACCTGCTCTTTTGGTACCCAACAAGGATGGGacatggcgtatgtgtattgatagCCAAGTGGTGAACAATATTACAATCAAGTATCGCTTTCCTATGCCAAGGCTAGATGATATGCTTGATGAGTTGAATGGAGCTTGTGTGTTCTCGAAAATTGATCTTCGAAGTGGTTATCATCAAATGAGGATTCGTGAAGGTGACGAATGGAAAACAGCCTTCAAAACAAAGCAAgggttgtatgagtggcttgttatgccatttgggttatgcAATGCTTCTAGTTCTTTCACGAGGCTGATGAATGAGGTCCTAAGGCCATTTCTTAATaagtttgttgttgtttatcttgATGACATTCTTATTTACAGCAAAAATAAGGAGCAACACTTGGAACATTTGAGAAAGCTGTTTGAGAAATTAGGAGAACAGAAACTTTATGGAAAGCTCGAGAAATGCATGTTCATGGTGCCTAGTGTGACCTTTCTTGGTTACATCGTTGGAGAAGAAGGGGTGAGCGTTTATCCTTCAAAAGTGGAAGCAATTCAATCGTGGCCTATTCCTAAAACAACTACTGAAGTTAGAAGTTTTCATGGATTGGCTTCATTTTATCAAAGGTTCATTCAAAATTTTAGCT